The sequence TCGGCGTCCGGCAGCAGGTACCACTCGTAGGAGCGGACGAACGGGTACACGCAGATGTACTTGCGCGCCTCTTCCCCGGCCAGGAACGCCGGGATGTGGCTCTTGTTGAACTCGGCGGGCCGGTGCAGCGCGGTCTGGCTCCAGACCGGCGTCGACGCGCGCCCGAGCGGGGTCCGCCGGAAGCCGGAGTAGGCGGCCTGGACCTGCTCGATCTCCTCGGCGTGCCACCAGACCATGTAGTCGGCGTCGGCGCGCAGCGCGGACAGGTCGTAGACACCCCGGACGGTGACGCCCTTGGCCTCCAGGCCGTCGAGGTACTCGGTCGTCTCGCGGCCGGCGGTCCCGCGGTCCTCGCCCAGCCTGCCGGGCTCGATCCGGAAGACCGACCAGGTCGTGTACCGAATGGTGTCGTTGAGCTCGTTGTAGTTGACCCGCGCCATGCGTCCATCCTGTCACCGCGCCGGGCCGGTCGCCGCCACGGGTCAGGTGAGAGCACTCACTCGGCGAGGTGGGCCGCGACCCGCTGCGCGGCCGCCTCCGCCGTGGCCACGCAGGCCGGCAGCCCGACCCCGTGCAGCGTCGCCCCGGCGACCGCCAGCCCCGGGACCGCCGCGATCGCCTTCTCGATCCGCTCGACCCGCTCGAGGTGCCCGGCGCCGTACTGCGGCAGCCCGCCGCCCCACCGCGTCACGAGCGTCTCGATCGGCGCGGCCTTCACGCCGGTCAGGCGCGCGAGGTCGTCACGGACCACGCGAACCAACTCGACGTCGTCGGCCTGCAGCGCGCCCAGCTCGCCGAAGCGCCCGACCGAGCCGCGGACCAGCACCGGGCCGGTGCCGAAGTGGCTCCACTTCCGCGAAGAGAACGTGAACGCCTTCGAGGCGTACGGCTTGCCGGAAGCGTCGCGCTCGCCGTGGCCGATCAGGATCCCCGACGCGTCCGGCAACGGCGTCCCGGGCGGCAGCGCCAGCGCGACCACGGCCATCGACGCCAGTTCGACCTCGCCGAACGCCGCCGAAGCCGCGGGCACCAGGTCGGCCAGCAGCCGGCGGGCCGAGGGCGCGGGGACCGCGAGGACGACCGCGTCGGCCTCGACCGTGTTGTCCGCGGGCGCGTGCGCGGTCGGCGCGGCGCCGATGCGCAGCCGCCAGCCCGTGCCGTGCCGCTCGATGTCGCAGACCGGCAGCCCGGTCCGCAGCTCCGCGCCGGAAGCTTCGGTGAGCCGGTCGATGACCGTGCCGAGCCCGCCCGGGACGGTGCCGAACACCGGCGCGGTGGACGGGTTCGCCGGCAGCTGGGCGGCGGCCGCCGCGGTCAGCGAGCCCGCACCCGCGGCCAGCGCCGAGGCCAGGCCCGGCATGGTCGCGCGCAGGCCGAGGCCGTCCGCGCCACCCGCGTAGACGCCGCCGAGCAACGGGTCGACCAGCCGGTCGACGAGCTCGTCGCCGAAGCGCTCGCGCAGCAGCGGCCCGAGCGGCAGGTCACCGCTCGGCAACCGCAGCTCGGGCAGGGAGACTTCGGCCTCGACGGCCCGCCGTCCCGCTTCCGAAAGCACGCCGGCCACGGACTCGGCCGACGCCGGGACGCCCATCAACGTGCCGGGCGGCATGCCCGTCACGCTGCCGCCCGCGTGGATCTTCGCGCGGGCCTTCGTCGGGTGGACGACGTCGAGGTCCAGCTCGCGGACGAGCGCGAGCATCTCGGGACGGCGGACGAGGAAGGCCTCGGCGCCGACGTCGTAGGGGACGCCGGCGAGCTCGGCCGTGCGCAGCTTCCCGCCCGGCGTCTTCGTCTTCTCGAACACGACGATCTCGGCGTCCGCGCCGAGCAGCCGCCGCAGCCGGTACGCCGCGGTCAGCCCGGAAACGCCGCCCCCGACGACCGCGACGCGCTTCACAGCTCGTGCACCAGCCCGACCACGCGGGTCAGCACGTCCGGGTCGACGCCCGGCAGCACGCCGTGGCCCAGGTTGAAGATGTGGCCGTCGGCCGCCTTGCCCTCCTCGACGATCCGGCTGACCTCGGCTTCGAGGACCGGCCAGGACGCGTGCAGCAGCGCCGGGTCGAGGTTGCCCTGCACGACGGCCTTGCCGCCGAGGCGCCGCACCGCTTCGTCGAGGGGGATGCGCCAGTCGACGCCGACGACGTCCGCGCCCGCGTCGCGCATCGCGGACAACAGCTCGCCGGTGCCGACGCCGAAGTGGATGCGCGGCACGCCGTAGTCCGCGACGCCCGCGAGGACCCGCGCCGAGTGCGGCAGGACGAACTCGCGGTAGTCCCGCTCCGACAGCGCGCCGGCCCAGGAGTCGAACAGCTGGACCGCGTCGACGCCCGCGTCGAGCTGCGCGCGCAGGAACGTCAGCGCGACGTCGGCCAGGCGGCCGGCCAGCTCGTGCCACAGCGCCGGCTCGGAGTGCATCAGCGCCTTGGTGTGCTCGTGGTTGCGGCTCGGGCCGCCCTCGATGAGGTAGCTGGCGAGCGTGAACGGGGCGCCGGCGAAGCCGATGAGCGGGGTGCCGCCGAGCCGCTCGACGAGCAGCCGGACGCCGTCGGCGACCTTCGCCACGTGCTCGGGCTCGAGCACCGGCAGCGCTTTCACCGCGGCGAGGTCGCGCACCGGCGAGGCGGCCACCGGGCCGGTGCCGGGCACGATGTCGATGTCGACACCCGCGGCCTTCAGCGGCACCACGATGTCGCTGAAGAGGATCGCGGCGTCGACGCCGTGGCGGCGGACCGGCTGCAGCGTGATCTCGGCGAGCATTTCGGGGTCGAAGCAGGCGTCGAGCATCGGCACGCCCTCGCGCAGCGCGCGGTATTCGGGCAGCGAACGGCCGGCCTGGCGCATGAACCAGACCGGCGTGCGGGCCGGGCGTTCGCCGCGCGCGGCGGCCAGGAACGGGGCTTCGGGCAGCTCGCGGCGGCCGGACGGGGCGGTGCGCTGCGGCAGGGGCGTGGTCGGTGACATCGCCGTCAATCGTGCCACGAGCCGGGGACGGCCCTTCTATCGGCGCGCCTGCGCCCGCAACGGGGCGTGCCCGCCCTAAAGTCGAAGCGTGACCGCGATGACGCCAGTGCCCGAACTCTTCCGCGAAGCAGTCGCGGCGCTGCAGTCCGTCCGGCCCCGCCGGGAGGTGCTGCTGGAGCCGATGCGGGCCCCGCAGCGGCTCGCGCCGTGGTCGTACGCGGTCAGCTGCGAAGTGGCGGGCCCGGCCGACGTGCTGGCCTCCGGCCGGCTGGTCCTGCTGCACGACCCGGACGGCCAGGAAGGCTGGGACGGCGTGCTGCGGCTGGTCATGTACGTCCGCGCGGAGCTGGACCGCGAGCTGGCGACCGACCCGTTCCTGCCGGCGGTCGGCTGGTCGTGGCTGACGGATGCGCTGGAGGTGTCCGGCGCGAGCTGGACGGCACTGGGCGGCACGGTCACCGAGACGTCGTCGGCCCGCTTCGGCGACATCTCCGGCCCGGCCCGCACCGATGACCTGGAGCTGCGGGCGTCGTGGACCCCGACCGATGCCGGGCTGCTGCCGCACGGGCAGGCGTTCTGCCAGGTGATGGCGAGCGTCGTGGGCCTGCCGCCGGTGGGTGTGACGTTGTTCGGGCAGCGCCAGAGCTCCTGACCCGCCGAGGGGCATGAACGACTCGTTCAAGACGCTGGACGCCAGGGCCTCGGCAAAGTCGTGCGGCCAGGCCACTCTGCCGCCGGTGAGCCGCTCGCCCCACGTCCTGAATGACTCATTCAGGTCTTCGGGCGTCCTGAATGAGTCATTCAAGACACTGGAGCACCGCTGCGGACCGCACCGACGCGACTTTGCCGGAGCCCTGACGCCGGACGCGGTGAACGACTCTTTCCTGGCATCGCCGGTCCGCTCCTGACCGCCTGCGCCCCCGGGACGTCTTGAATGAGTCATTCAGGTCCCCGGACGTCTTGAATGAGTCATTCGAGACACCGGCATCGCCGCCACGAGCACGACTAGGCTGGGAACGGCTGCCCGACCCGCTCCTGACCCGCGGCGTTCGGGCGATCGTCGGCAACGAAACGGCAACGGCGTCCCTCCGGGATCCACCCCGCGTCCGACCCCTTGTACCGATGTGAGCAAATTTCACGTCCACTGAACGCCGTTCACGTTCATTCCGGCCCCCTGAAGCGCCCCTGCGCGCCCGAAACGGCCCCGGACGAACCGGGGCACTCGGAGCCCGCCCGGCCGCTCTGAGGCCGTTTCACGTCTCCTCGTTCGTGACTCACCGCGGTCACGCACCGCAACAAGATCAACTCGGCCACTTCAGGCCCGCCGGCGCCGGTGATCGACACGGACAGTCACGCTCCACAGGCTCGGCGACCCTCACCGAGCCCGCTCCGCGGAAATGATCATGCCCCGGCCGGGGCCACATTCCGGGTCCTGCCCGCGCCCATCCGGACCCTCGTCACTAGGCGCACCGGCAGCTGCACGACCCATCTGCACGGCCATTTGGCCGTCGGCAACTTCTTTGCATCGTGTTCGCTGGGCTATCCGTTAACAACCGGCCGTGTACTAGCCCGATCGTGTTACTCCGAACTCTCTGAGTGACTGTTCGTTTGAGATAGATACCCATTCGATCCCCCCGCAACGGCCTCCGGGCGGCTACAGTGCCTTCGACGACACCACTTTCGGTCTAAAGCTGGCGCGGCTGAACGGCCGAAGGTCCCGGTGCCGGTCGGGGGGCACGACCGACTCCAGGGAGGTAGTGACGTGGCTACCGTCGGCATTTCTCAGGCCGTCCGATCCACGCCAGCCGGCGCGTTGCCGGCGAGCATGGTTCCGCACCCGCGGGAAGAGCTCTTTTCGGTACTGGTGGTCGACGACCACCCGCTGTTGAGGGAGGCAATCGCAGCAAGACTCGCACAGATGGGTGCGGGGACCGTCCACGAAGCCGCCACGGTGGCCGAGGCGAGGGCGCGAGCACAGGCCACCGGGCCTTGTGACCTGGCGATCCTCGATCTCGGACTGCCGGACGGCAGCGGCATCGAGCTGGTTACGGAACTCCGTAGCCACGGCTGGCCGCGCGTGGTCGTACTCGCATCCTCGGACGATCCGTACGCGGTCCGCTCGGCCTTCCAGGCCGGGGCCCAGGCGTACCTGCTGAAGTCCGCGTCGCCGGTCGTCGTGACCGATGGCGTGCGGCGTGTGCTCGAGGGCGGCGTCTACGCCGACCCGAGCGTGGCTCCGGTGCTGGCCACCGGGACCCGCGTCGCGGGCACCGACAACACCCCGCGCGAGCTGTCCGCTCGTGAGGTGGAGGTGCTCCAGCTGGTCGCCGACGGGCAGTCCAACAAGGAGATCGGCGAGGAGCTTTCGCTCTCCGCCCTCACCGTCAAGTCCCACCTGTCCCGGATCGGGCGCAAGCTCGGCACGGGCGACCGGGCCCAGATGGTGGCGCTGGCCATGCGAGCCGGCGTGATCCGCTGACGCAAGCGAACAGCCCTGCGGGGCGGGCAGACCAGGCGCGGTATGCCCGTCCCGTAGGGTCGTCAACCATGGGAAGTGCAGAGGCCGAGGACACCGGGATGGAGATCGAGTCCACGGGCGGCCCTGTGCTGCTACGCGAACCCGCCGAGGGCACGCCCCCGGTGATCACCGAACCGTCCGCGCTGGCCGAAGCCTGCGCGCGACTCGCCGCGGGCACCGGCGCGGTGGCCGTCGACACCGAACGCGCGTCCGGCTACCGGTACTGGCCCAAGGCCTACCTCGTGCAGCTGCGCCGCGAGGGTTCCGGCACGGTGCTGATCGACCCGATCGCACTGGCCGACGACCTCCAGCCGCTGCGCGACGTCCTCAACGACCTGGAATGGGTGCTGCACGCGGCCTCCCAGGACCTCCCCTGCCTCGCCGAGCTGGACCTGCACCCGGCGGCGCTGTTCGACACCGAGCTGGCCGGCCGGCTGGCGGGCTACGAACGCGTCGCGCTGGGCACGCTCGTGGAGCTGCTGCTCGGCTACACCCTCGAGAAGGGGCACAGCGCGGCGGACTGGTCGAAGCGGCCGCTGCCGGTCGACTGGCTCAACTACGCGGCCCTCGACGTCGAGCTGCTCATCCAGCTGCGCGAAAAGCTGGAGGCGGAGCTGGGCGCCCAGGGCAAGCTGGAGTGGGCACGGCAGGAATTCGAGGCCGTGCGGACGGCCCCGCCGTCGCCCCCGCGGGCCGAGCCGTGGCGCCGGACGTCCGGCGTCC is a genomic window of Amycolatopsis lexingtonensis containing:
- the hemQ gene encoding hydrogen peroxide-dependent heme synthase; its protein translation is MARVNYNELNDTIRYTTWSVFRIEPGRLGEDRGTAGRETTEYLDGLEAKGVTVRGVYDLSALRADADYMVWWHAEEIEQVQAAYSGFRRTPLGRASTPVWSQTALHRPAEFNKSHIPAFLAGEEARKYICVYPFVRSYEWYLLPDADRRKMLADHGKEARDYPDVRANTVASFALGDYEWILAFEADELHRIVDLMRHLRGTEARLHVREEIPFYTGTRVPPAELVAALP
- the hemG gene encoding protoporphyrinogen oxidase, with translation MKRVAVVGGGVSGLTAAYRLRRLLGADAEIVVFEKTKTPGGKLRTAELAGVPYDVGAEAFLVRRPEMLALVRELDLDVVHPTKARAKIHAGGSVTGMPPGTLMGVPASAESVAGVLSEAGRRAVEAEVSLPELRLPSGDLPLGPLLRERFGDELVDRLVDPLLGGVYAGGADGLGLRATMPGLASALAAGAGSLTAAAAAQLPANPSTAPVFGTVPGGLGTVIDRLTEASGAELRTGLPVCDIERHGTGWRLRIGAAPTAHAPADNTVEADAVVLAVPAPSARRLLADLVPAASAAFGEVELASMAVVALALPPGTPLPDASGILIGHGERDASGKPYASKAFTFSSRKWSHFGTGPVLVRGSVGRFGELGALQADDVELVRVVRDDLARLTGVKAAPIETLVTRWGGGLPQYGAGHLERVERIEKAIAAVPGLAVAGATLHGVGLPACVATAEAAAQRVAAHLAE
- the hemE gene encoding uroporphyrinogen decarboxylase; this translates as MSPTTPLPQRTAPSGRRELPEAPFLAAARGERPARTPVWFMRQAGRSLPEYRALREGVPMLDACFDPEMLAEITLQPVRRHGVDAAILFSDIVVPLKAAGVDIDIVPGTGPVAASPVRDLAAVKALPVLEPEHVAKVADGVRLLVERLGGTPLIGFAGAPFTLASYLIEGGPSRNHEHTKALMHSEPALWHELAGRLADVALTFLRAQLDAGVDAVQLFDSWAGALSERDYREFVLPHSARVLAGVADYGVPRIHFGVGTGELLSAMRDAGADVVGVDWRIPLDEAVRRLGGKAVVQGNLDPALLHASWPVLEAEVSRIVEEGKAADGHIFNLGHGVLPGVDPDVLTRVVGLVHEL
- a CDS encoding DUF3000 domain-containing protein, yielding MTAMTPVPELFREAVAALQSVRPRREVLLEPMRAPQRLAPWSYAVSCEVAGPADVLASGRLVLLHDPDGQEGWDGVLRLVMYVRAELDRELATDPFLPAVGWSWLTDALEVSGASWTALGGTVTETSSARFGDISGPARTDDLELRASWTPTDAGLLPHGQAFCQVMASVVGLPPVGVTLFGQRQSS
- a CDS encoding response regulator, with the translated sequence MATVGISQAVRSTPAGALPASMVPHPREELFSVLVVDDHPLLREAIAARLAQMGAGTVHEAATVAEARARAQATGPCDLAILDLGLPDGSGIELVTELRSHGWPRVVVLASSDDPYAVRSAFQAGAQAYLLKSASPVVVTDGVRRVLEGGVYADPSVAPVLATGTRVAGTDNTPRELSAREVEVLQLVADGQSNKEIGEELSLSALTVKSHLSRIGRKLGTGDRAQMVALAMRAGVIR
- a CDS encoding ribonuclease D — protein: MEIESTGGPVLLREPAEGTPPVITEPSALAEACARLAAGTGAVAVDTERASGYRYWPKAYLVQLRREGSGTVLIDPIALADDLQPLRDVLNDLEWVLHAASQDLPCLAELDLHPAALFDTELAGRLAGYERVALGTLVELLLGYTLEKGHSAADWSKRPLPVDWLNYAALDVELLIQLREKLEAELGAQGKLEWARQEFEAVRTAPPSPPRAEPWRRTSGVHKIRNPRGLAAVRELWQARDELARKRDRAPSRILPDSAIINAVTADPKTVEDLQALPVFSGRVQRKYTASWLRHLQAARALPASELPSPSQPTDGPPPVNRWADKDPDAAARLSAARAALTAIAEDRRLPVENLLLPDLVRRTCWRPPAETDEDSVAAVLRAGGARPWQVELTATALSKALQTSAS